The window GACAGTCCATCGGTAGAGATACAGACAAACAATGCCACTGCCTACAAACGTCAGCTTATCGAACTCGATATTAATCTGAAAGATGCAAAATACGACGAGAAAGTACCTATAACTTTAGCCGTATCGGTTACCGACGACAACGACGTGAAACTCAACTCGTCGACAAACATAAAAGCAGAAATACTCTTGTCGTCCGAATTAAAGGGACGAATAAACAATCCTGCTTGGTATTTAAGCCAAGAAAACAAGGCAGCCAACGCATCTGATTTATTAATGCTAACACACGGCTGGCGCAACTATTACATCGAGCAAGCACTAAAAGGAAACCCACACAATAACACTATTCAACCCGAAATATCGCAAGCGTTTACAGGATACCTAAAAGATAAAAGAGGACGTATAGCACGAGGCAGCATAATACAAATCAGTGCCTTAGGATACGACTACAAAGAAGCCGTAAGAGTAGATGAAACAACAGGTTATTATTACTTCAACAACTTCGAATTTCCCGACAGCACAAGCTATTATCTAACCGCAGTCGACAAAAACAAAACAACAGACGTAGAAATACACCCCAACGAGATTTCGTATCCTAACGTAGAGCTCCCATTCTATTTTCCAGTTGTAAAAGTCGAAGAAGAAGTTGACATAACAAATTATGTTACCAAAGCAAATAAAAAATACACCTTAGAAAATGGAATTCGTATGGTTAACTTAGCCGAAGTAACGATAAAAGCAAAACCTAAGAAAGACGTAAAAAGACAATTAGACAACCAAACCGTATATAAAAACCCCGTACGTTGGGTTTCGCCCGACGACTTTGAAGAAATGCCTTTACTAAACTTTGATGAGCTAAGCCATAGATTAGGTCTTGCCGAAGGCGCATACACTTACATCTATCGAGGACGAGAATACTCTTATGACGACATATCATTGTTCCTACACCCCGAAGACATAGCTCAGGCAGAATATTTCTTAGAACAAGGAGGAACAAAACGCCTAATAGTGCTAACCACTTGGCCAGCAGGCTACATAAAACCCGGAGAAGAGAACAGTTCTTACTACAGAATATCAACACCATTGGGTTATCAGTGGCCAGTAGAATTTTACTCGCCCAAATACGACACATCGTCGGCACTAAACGACCCTACCCCCGACCTAAGAACAACAATATACTGGAAACCAAACATCACGGTCGATAATGCCGAAAATAAAGCATCGGTTAGCTTCTACAGCGCCGACAACAAAACTTCGTATTCAGTAGTAGTAGAAGGCATTGGAAGCAATAGACAATTTATATACTATCGAGGCGACGCACTAATAAAGGTCGAATAATATCCGCTCCAGATGCCGATACCACCATTTACGTTCGACTTCAAGCTCGTATATGCAGGGAATATCGGATTCTGAGCATTAATTAACTCATTCTGCCAACTCGTCCAAAAATCGTACGCCTCCTTTGGCTGAGTTCGCAGCCTTACCATAACCGTTTTATTAACAGGGAAATAAGTATTATAAACCGTTTCCGGAATAATCGTTATCCCCTTATTTAACTGTAGCTCAACGCTGCCGCCAGAAAACTGAGTCGACACATAATTTCCGTACAAACAAGGCGTAAAAATATTCTCCGAGCCAACCACCATCGTCGACACCTGATAATACGCATCGGCAACGTTCGTAAATCTAATATGAACATACCCCGTAGTATCCGAAGGCAACTCCTTAACAAACCAACAACTATCAACCCTCACTGGCTGAGGAATATAAGTCGACGCCGTAATAATCCTATTTTTATACTCAACCGTTAACGAATAAGTTTTGCCAACCTCGCCCTTAATCCTCGAACCGTAATAAACGTAAGGCGGCAAGTAATTATAATTCGCCTCCAACGCCAAAACCTCCGTCTCCACCCCATCGCTCACCGACACCCTCGCCGACTTAATAATATTTTTATACAAAACGGCTGTATCTAACTGCTGCTCAAACGAAGCCGAGAGCGTGAGCAACACCTGCGCATACGCATCATTCTCAATCCAGCCCTCAACCACAACTTTCGGTTCGTAGTCGGCAGCCGTAATCTCCAAGTCGCCATCGCACCCGCAAAGCAGCAGGGGGAAGAGAAACACCGTCAGAAATTTTATAATTTTAACCATATAAATTCGCATTCGCACGCTGCAAAACAATCGCATCGCCATATAAAGAATACAAAGGTAGTTGGTTTACATTAATTCTCCAAAACTAAAAAAATGAGCGTCAAAAGGGCGCTACAGCACCTTCTGAGGGGGCTAAATTTACGCACGTATGAAAATAAATTTACGTACGTATGAAAATATTTTTTCCTCCGTATGAAAATAAATTTATGTACGTACGAAAATAAATTTTCCTCCGCTCGTAAATTTTCATACCCAAAGGATACGTTTTTTTACTACCTTTGCTATATAAATTTAGACACGGTTCTTAATTAAAATTTTATAATATAAAAACAACAATACCCCTTATCTATCTTAGTATAAACCCCTTGCCTTTGTTACTTGATAGGCGAGCTGTTTCTTAGTAGATACCCGAGTTGCTTCTTAGTAGATAGGCGAGCTGCTTGTTAGTAGATACCCCCTGTTGCTCTTAGTAGAACCGCCTCGCCTTTATACTTAAAGCGCCCCGTCTTTCTACTAGGAGACACCTCGCCTATCTACTAAGAGAGAGAAGGGGTCTCTTAGTAGAGAGGAGACCCAAAGTGAAGCTTTGCATTTAATGGTTCTAAAACACTGAGATTGTGTGTGTGCTACACGTACAAAAAGGAAAAAGGGTTGTGTCAAAAATATAATTGACACAACCCTTAAATCTTTTAATCGCTACTAAATAATTATCAAGCAGCTATATTGTAAATACCGATAATTATGGAATGATGAATATCGCTACACGGTTCCAGTCGTTTTCGTCGAATGGTTGAACTGTATCACCGAAGAATGTTACGTCAAGACGGCTTCTATCGATACCAAACTTAGTAACCAATACTTCTGCAACAGCTTTTGATCTGTTTTCAGACAGTTTCATATTGTGTTTAGGATTACCAGTGTTTTTATCAGCATAACCTGCAATTTGTATTTTTGCGTTAGGATTGCTATACAAATATTGTGCAGCTTTACCAATGCTTATCATTTGGTTATCGCGAACAAGATAACTATCTAATGTAAAGAATACAGGAGTTAATAATTCTTTTTCAACTTCTGGTTCAGGACAGATAACTACCGGAGGACACACAACTTCTGGTTTGTTACGTAATTCGTTAATTATTTTGTTTAATTCTTCAACTTCGCAAGGAGGAATAACTGGTGCTTTGATAAAATGACGGAAGTTGAAACGATAAGATAAACCTAAAGTATAATTGCCTACGAAATCACAAGCAATATCACCACCTACTCTACGGTCGAAGTTTTCAGGTAAAATCAAAGCGTTTCCGTCAAGAAGTAATTGCCAACGGTCGTCTAATCTGAAACCTAATTGAAGCCCTGCTTTACCCATTGCACTATTTACAGCAGTTTTGTTGCCATCTTTAAATGTATGAGCATAACCTAAACCTGCATATATTACAGGAGTAAAAAAAGCGTTAGGATTATACGTTGTAAATACGTTTTTAACGTTTAACATAAAATCTACAGACGCACCTACGTATGTGATTTTGTGAGCAAATCCATTACCTTTTGAAGTTTCAAGATATTTTCCATCTTTCAAGAAAGTATTGAAAATCTCTGCTCTTACATCAGCGTCTGCTTCTTGATAAGCTGGAAGGTAAACGTTACTTATATTAGATTTGTAATCGTTGAAGTAATCTTGACCTACATACCAATCGCCAAAACCAAAACCTGTAGCGTCCTTTGTAGTCCAAGTAGCAAAACCTTGTAGTTCACCACCTGTTACACTTAACTTTAACCCCCAAACTGGAGTAAACCATTTACCTACAGCAACACCAAAGCCTGGCTTAATCTGATCTTTCAAATCCATATATCGAGTTTCTTCACTAAATAATTGAGAAACTCCTCCATGTAAAGATATAAACCAATTGTCTTTAGGACGGTTAGCTACCCATGTTGTTCTGATAGCAGAAGTAGATTGCTCTAACTGACTTCTTTCAAAAACATCATAAACGGTATAAGCTTTTTCATCTCCAGAATATTGAGACTCTACCTCTAATGCTTTATAATCTTGTGCTTTTATGCCAAACACACAAGACAATAAAAATACAAATAATAACAAGTTTCTTTTTTTCATATCACTATATAATTTATTTATTGTTCATTCTGAAATATTATACATTTCACTTTAAGGTTGCAAAAATACGTTATTTTTTCAACATACCAAGACTTTTGATTAGATTTCTTGATTATAAGCCTATACTTTGTTGTTTTAATATCCAATCTTTTATATTTTACACAAAACCTAAAACTTATTTATTACCTTTGCAGGTTCTTATTTGAACTACAACAAATAAACATAAACATAAATGAAACTAAAATTTCAATTATCATTAATAGTATTAATGTTGCTAATTACAAATAACTTATTGGCTGAAAACAAACATACTATATTTGTTGCATTATCATCATTCCATAAACATCTTATATAATTGATATGCTTAAAGGAAAGAAAATAGTATTAGGTATTACAGGTAGTATAGCAGCTTATAAGGCAGCATATCTATGTCGTGCATTAATAAAAAAAGGTGCAGAAGTACAAGTTGTTATAACTCCTGCAGGAAAAGAATTTATAACTCCTGTTACTTTATCAGCATTAACACAAAAGCCTGTAGTTTCGGAGTTTTTCACTGCCAATGACGGCACTTGGCATAGCCATGTTGATTTAGGTTTATGGGCCGACTTGATGTTAATTGCTCCTGCTACGGCAGCCACAATTGGTAAAATGGCAAACGGCATTGCCGACAATATGCTTATAACCACTTATCTGTCGATGAAAGCTCCTGTGTTTGTTGCTCCTGCTATGGATTTGGATATGTTTTCTCACCCAAGCACACAAAACAATTTAGAAACACTGAAAGCTTATGGCAATCACATTATAGAACCTACCACTGGATTTCTTGCAAGTGCTTTGGAAGGCAAAGGTCGTATGGAAGAGCCTGATAATATAGTTAAGGCGTTAGAAAGTTTTTTTCAACAAAAAAGCGACTTAAGTGGTAAGAAAGTTTTGATTACCGCTGGTCCTACTTACGAAAAGATAGACCCCGTACGTTTCATAGGAAATTACTCTTCTGGTAAAATGGGTTATGCTATAGCCGAAGAATGTGCTGCAAGAGGTGCTGAGGTAACCATAGTAAGTGGTCCTGTTAGTGTTAAAACCAACAACCCTCTTATTAATATAATTAAGGTAGAAAGTGCAAGTGAGATGTATCACGAAGCTACAACTATTTTTGACGATATGGATATAGCGGTACTCTGCGCTGCCGTTGCCGATTATAAACCTGAAACTTATGCGGAGAATAAAATAAAACGCACATCTGATTCGTTATTAAATATAAGTCTTACACCTAACCCAGACATTGCAGCTTCGTTGGGAAAGATTAAAAATAACAAACAAATTCTTGTAGGATTTGCATTAGAAACTGATAATGAAACTAACAATGCTAAAGACAAGATAAAGAAAAAGAATTTAGACTTTATAGTATTGAACTCATTAAACGATAAAGATGCCTGCTTTCAGAGCGACAATAATAAGATTTCAATAATAGATAATAAAGGTAATAAAACTAATTATCCTCTAAAATCTAAAGGTGAAGTTGCTGCTGATATAATCGATTATCTATTAAATTACAATAATGAATAAAACGTTTTATATACTTGTATTGCTAATAAGCCTATGTTTTGTAACTGCAAATTCGGAGGCTCAAGAACTTAACGCCCGAGTAACAGTTAATAGCGATAGAATACAAACTACAAATAAAAACATATTCACAACTTTAGAGAAAACATTGAACGACCTAATAAATGGTAATAAATGGACTTCTACTACATTCACTAATGTAGAAAAAATTGATTGTTCTTTTACAATTACCATAATGGAACAAAACGACAATGTATTCAAAGCTGAAATATTTGTACAATCAAGACGTCCTGTTTACAATTCAGCTTATACAACAACAATGCTTAATCATCGCGATACTAATTTCGAGTTCGAGTATAGAGAGAACGAAACTATACAAATACAAGAAAACACCCTTAGTAGTAATCTTGAAGCGGTTATTAAGTTTTATATAAATCTCATATTAGCTTTAGACTTCGATAGCTTTTCTCCTCTTGGAGGAAGCGTATTCTATCGTAATGCTCAATCGATAGCTAATATGGCTCAATCGGCATCTTGGGGTGGCTGGTCGGCTTTCGATGATAATCGTTTCAGAGGAGCTATCGTTAATGCTTTTCTTGATGAAACACTAAAAGGATACCGTCAACTGTGGTACACCTATCACCGTAAAGGTTTAGACGAAATGGCTGCTAATGCCGACAGAGGACGTATTACGATTATCAATACCCTCCCATCGCTAAAGGAAGTTAAGAACGCTCGTTCTTCTGAAATTATTGTACAAATGTTTGCCGACGCAAAACTAACCGAAGTTGTATCTATAGCCGAAAAAGCAACTAAGGAAGAAAAAAAAGAAACTTATGATTTACTAAGAAATATATTCCCTACTTATTCTTCACAACTAAACCCTCTCAAAAAGTAAACGCTAATTATGTTAAAAAGATTATCAGTACAAAACTATGCCCTTATATCAAAACTTGAAATAGACTTTCAACAAGGATTTTCTGTCATCACTGGAGAAACGGGAGCTGGTAAATCTATTATAATGGGAGCGCTTTCACTTATATTAGGACAACGGGCTGATACTAAAACTCTAAAACAGGGTGCAAACAAGTGTATAATAGAAGGATCTTTCGATATATCGGAATACAAATTACAAGATTTCTTTGCGGAAAGAGACCTCGACTTCGATTCTACCGACTGTACTCTTCGTCGGGAAATTTCAGAATCAGGAAAGTCAAGAGCCTTTATAAATGATACTCCTGTAAGCCTAAACGACTTAAAAGAACTTGGCTCTTACCTTATCGATATTCATTCGCAACATCAGAATCTTATGCTTAGCAATAATAACTTCCAATTAGAGGTATTAGATACAATAGCTAAGAATAAGACTCTGAAAAATGATTATGTAGATAAGTATAAAACATAT of the Dysgonomonadaceae bacterium PH5-43 genome contains:
- a CDS encoding hypothetical protein (product_source=Hypo-rule applied; cath_funfam=2.30.30.290; cleavage_site_network=SignalP-noTM; pfam=PF01835; superfamily=49842), with translation MKKIFLLLMAITCLSSNIYSQTEKSLENKVAQNLVNQILMAPQEKIYIQTDRPYYVMGETIYFRTYLLNASTNRPAFMSRYVYVELVDANNEVVMRKQIRISSDDMYYGVLPLPETTAEGYYSIRAYTKYMQNTGEESFSNKSVFIAHSNTYRTEMITKFDFVNDHQVELTLNFKSKSTGNDINPQSIEIKRGKDVIKPTSNNDFYHKAKINIKDTDTNRTLLVDFNNGTNSFSKFISIPYYNNQPEISFFPEGGNIIAGEKNKIAFKSLLPNGDTTPMKGVVFNSKGENQTSFESEHDGMGSFFINAQAGESYYAEVNHNGKTIKVNLPEVKTDAYSLQVSKTDDKVSLSVLKGNNNATDCYLLAHFQGVPALFQAWNLSEPTKDLDFKLFKTGVNHLILLDNELNPLSERLVFFNFNDSPSVEIQTNNATAYKRQLIELDINLKDAKYDEKVPITLAVSVTDDNDVKLNSSTNIKAEILLSSELKGRINNPAWYLSQENKAANASDLLMLTHGWRNYYIEQALKGNPHNNTIQPEISQAFTGYLKDKRGRIARGSIIQISALGYDYKEAVRVDETTGYYYFNNFEFPDSTSYYLTAVDKNKTTDVEIHPNEISYPNVELPFYFPVVKVEEEVDITNYVTKANKKYTLENGIRMVNLAEVTIKAKPKKDVKRQLDNQTVYKNPVRWVSPDDFEEMPLLNFDELSHRLGLAEGAYTYIYRGREYSYDDISLFLHPEDIAQAEYFLEQGGTKRLIVLTTWPAGYIKPGEENSSYYRISTPLGYQWPVEFYSPKYDTSSALNDPTPDLRTTIYWKPNITVDNAENKASVSFYSADNKTSYSVVVEGIGSNRQFIYYRGDALIKVE
- a CDS encoding hypothetical protein (product_source=Hypo-rule applied; pfam=PF14054; transmembrane_helix_parts=Inside_1_12,TMhelix_13_31,Outside_32_297); translated protein: MAMRLFCSVRMRIYMVKIIKFLTVFLFPLLLCGCDGDLEITAADYEPKVVVEGWIENDAYAQVLLTLSASFEQQLDTAVLYKNIIKSARVSVSDGVETEVLALEANYNYLPPYVYYGSRIKGEVGKTYSLTVEYKNRIITASTYIPQPVRVDSCWFVKELPSDTTGYVHIRFTNVADAYYQVSTMVVGSENIFTPCLYGNYVSTQFSGGSVELQLNKGITIIPETVYNTYFPVNKTVMVRLRTQPKEAYDFWTSWQNELINAQNPIFPAYTSLKSNVNGGIGIWSGYYSTFISASPR
- a CDS encoding hypothetical protein (product_source=Hypo-rule applied; cath_funfam=3.30.1330.60; cleavage_site_network=SignalP-noTM; pfam=PF00691; superfamily=103088,56925; tigrfam=TIGR03304), translated to MKKRNLLLFVFLLSCVFGIKAQDYKALEVESQYSGDEKAYTVYDVFERSQLEQSTSAIRTTWVANRPKDNWFISLHGGVSQLFSEETRYMDLKDQIKPGFGVAVGKWFTPVWGLKLSVTGGELQGFATWTTKDATGFGFGDWYVGQDYFNDYKSNISNVYLPAYQEADADVRAEIFNTFLKDGKYLETSKGNGFAHKITYVGASVDFMLNVKNVFTTYNPNAFFTPVIYAGLGYAHTFKDGNKTAVNSAMGKAGLQLGFRLDDRWQLLLDGNALILPENFDRRVGGDIACDFVGNYTLGLSYRFNFRHFIKAPVIPPCEVEELNKIINELRNKPEVVCPPVVICPEPEVEKELLTPVFFTLDSYLVRDNQMISIGKAAQYLYSNPNAKIQIAGYADKNTGNPKHNMKLSENRSKAVAEVLVTKFGIDRSRLDVTFFGDTVQPFDENDWNRVAIFIIP
- a CDS encoding hypothetical protein (product_source=Hypo-rule applied; smart=SM00425); this encodes MKLKFQLSLIVLMLLITNNLLAENKHTIFVALSSFHKHLI
- a CDS encoding phosphopantothenoylcysteine decarboxylase/phosphopantothenate--cysteine ligase (product_source=KO:K13038; cath_funfam=3.40.50.10300,3.40.50.1950; cog=COG0452; ko=KO:K13038; pfam=PF02441,PF04127; superfamily=102645; tigrfam=TIGR00521) codes for the protein MLKGKKIVLGITGSIAAYKAAYLCRALIKKGAEVQVVITPAGKEFITPVTLSALTQKPVVSEFFTANDGTWHSHVDLGLWADLMLIAPATAATIGKMANGIADNMLITTYLSMKAPVFVAPAMDLDMFSHPSTQNNLETLKAYGNHIIEPTTGFLASALEGKGRMEEPDNIVKALESFFQQKSDLSGKKVLITAGPTYEKIDPVRFIGNYSSGKMGYAIAEECAARGAEVTIVSGPVSVKTNNPLINIIKVESASEMYHEATTIFDDMDIAVLCAAVADYKPETYAENKIKRTSDSLLNISLTPNPDIAASLGKIKNNKQILVGFALETDNETNNAKDKIKKKNLDFIVLNSLNDKDACFQSDNNKISIIDNKGNKTNYPLKSKGEVAADIIDYLLNYNNE
- a CDS encoding hypothetical protein (product_source=Hypo-rule applied; cath_funfam=1.20.120.530; cleavage_site_network=SignalP-noTM; pfam=PF16119; superfamily=63724), which gives rise to MNKTFYILVLLISLCFVTANSEAQELNARVTVNSDRIQTTNKNIFTTLEKTLNDLINGNKWTSTTFTNVEKIDCSFTITIMEQNDNVFKAEIFVQSRRPVYNSAYTTTMLNHRDTNFEFEYRENETIQIQENTLSSNLEAVIKFYINLILALDFDSFSPLGGSVFYRNAQSIANMAQSASWGGWSAFDDNRFRGAIVNAFLDETLKGYRQLWYTYHRKGLDEMAANADRGRITIINTLPSLKEVKNARSSEIIVQMFADAKLTEVVSIAEKATKEEKKETYDLLRNIFPTYSSQLNPLKK